The Acaryochloris sp. CCMEE 5410 nucleotide sequence ATTAGTCAGGATGATATCGGATATCGAATTTTTACATAAGAAGCTTCAACTAAAATAGGATGAACGATTCTGTTAGTAACTCAGCTTTAAACATTCGATAATTCCTTGGTTTTAACCGTAGACCCAGAATTTTGCCCTTGAGTAGCATCCTGTTTGTAAAAGTCCAAGTCCAGAGCCGAACCAATGACCTGCCCGTTCGAAGATAGCTCATACCACTGACTTGTGAACAGATGCTGAGCAATCGTTGCATGAGACATCCCACACCGAGATATCCCCTCTGGCTTGTCCTTCAGAGGAATACCTTTGATAGGCTCTTGAGTGCTGGGCATTTGGAATATCTCCCCAGTTCAATCATCTGAACACATGCTAGCAACCCTACTCGGGCATCTTCAGATTTCCCATCAGTACGTCCATAGCCAGCTCCATGTCGCTTTTACCTAGAATGCTGTCGATGGTTTTACCCTTGATGTCGTCTGCAATGTTCAGAATGCCCGTGAGCGCTTGGTCAATTTTATCCACCTGCTGCTCAAGCCTGTTGATATCCTTCAACTGTTGAGGTGTGGGGCTTTCCTGTTTCCAGCGAGAGAACTGCTCCCGATAAACCCACAAGAATTCATGCTGCTCAGAGTAAACGTCAATGACCCTTTGAATGGTGGCATCATCCATCGTATGAGGTTTCTTCTGGGCTTCCAGCATATTGTTGTGCTGGCTTTGCACCTCCTCCAACATGCCATCGACCATCGGAATACACTCGTGCATCACCCTAATGGGTTGCCATTGTGGGGACTCAGATTGCTGTGACATGGTGATGATTTAATCAGAGGGTTGATGACAAATTATCAGATTTTGCGTTGTGTCAAACAGCTTGGTTTGTTAATTTTGTCCCCTTCAGTAAAGCAACCTGCCTAGCAAATCATTCACGGAAGTTTGCCATAGTTCAAAATCATCTGAATCCTTCCACAACTTTTTGAGTTCAGACTTTTCTGAAATGGCTTCGGCAACATATCTCGCTTGAGAAATCATTGTTGCGGGTGGGGCTGGCCGTCCTTCTACCCATACCTCTACCTCCTCTGGGCAATCGTCAGAGGGTTCTCCCATCCATGCAGCCACAACCTCCAACGCTGCAATGGCAACCGCACAATCAGGGGCTTCTGGGGACTCGTCTGCTTGGTCGATGACGGTGTTTAGAGCATCAATGATCGGATTGTCGTCATCTGAATCGGCCAGTTCAGCCATCCAGTCCAATGCGTCGT carries:
- a CDS encoding DUF4259 domain-containing protein gives rise to the protein MSIWGPGSFENDDALDWMAELADSDDDNPIIDALNTVIDQADESPEAPDCAVAIAALEVVAAWMGEPSDDCPEEVEVWVEGRPAPPATMISQARYVAEAISEKSELKKLWKDSDDFELWQTSVNDLLGRLLY